One window of Hymenobacter sp. BRD128 genomic DNA carries:
- a CDS encoding shikimate dehydrogenase gives MRTFGLLGRSLAHSFSQQYFRQKFNQLGLTDCRYELFELAEASELPQLLARYPGLAGLNVTIPYKEKIWPYLMRVAPSAALVGAVNVIEFLPDGGLAGHNTDYVGFRESLRRFYPPDASNRRALVLGTGGAAKAVAVALHELAIPYQLVSRGPHGAGLTYEEVTPSLLASHSLIVNTTPLGTFPAVAERPPLPYAALTPRHYLFDLVYNPRETSFLQQGLAAGAHIQNGFEMLELQAEAAWDIWTKQ, from the coding sequence ATGCGCACTTTCGGGTTGTTGGGCCGCTCGCTGGCCCACTCTTTTTCGCAACAGTATTTCCGCCAGAAGTTCAACCAGCTGGGCCTTACTGATTGTCGCTATGAGCTGTTTGAGCTGGCCGAAGCCAGCGAACTGCCGCAGCTACTCGCTCGCTACCCCGGCTTGGCTGGGCTGAACGTGACTATCCCCTACAAGGAAAAAATCTGGCCCTATCTCATGCGGGTTGCCCCCTCGGCCGCGCTGGTGGGGGCCGTCAACGTCATTGAGTTTCTACCCGACGGCGGCCTGGCGGGCCATAATACTGATTACGTAGGCTTTCGGGAGTCTTTGCGCCGGTTTTATCCGCCCGATGCTTCTAACCGCCGGGCGCTGGTGCTGGGCACGGGCGGGGCGGCCAAAGCCGTGGCCGTAGCCCTGCACGAGCTGGCCATTCCGTACCAGCTCGTTTCGCGCGGCCCGCACGGGGCTGGTTTGACCTATGAAGAAGTAACGCCGAGCTTGCTGGCTAGCCATTCGCTCATCGTAAATACTACGCCACTCGGCACCTTTCCGGCAGTAGCCGAGCGCCCGCCCCTGCCCTATGCGGCGCTTACGCCCCGGCACTACTTATTTGACCTGGTTTATAACCCGCGCGAAACTTCGTTTTTGCAACAAGGCTTAGCCGCCGGGGCGCACATCCAAAACGGTTTCGAGATGCTGGAACTGCAGGCGGAAGCCGCCTGGGACATCTGGACGAAGCAGTAG
- a CDS encoding patatin-like phospholipase family protein, with translation MYRKLLYLLLLLGIGPTALAQRVGLVLSGGGAKGLAHVGVLKQLEANGIPIDYIVGNSMGAVVGAMYAAGYSPRDIEQIVLSDEFQNWATGKVLPDKTFNFLTAEPSPSSLRLGLSIDSTFKANISPNLVNDLNLNFALARLLAPAGAAAKYNFDNLFVPYRCLATEVFTRREVVQKSGLLSDAVRNSMAYPLAFRPIRNLDGRYLFDGAVLDNFPTDVMRQDFKPDIIIGVNVGDVAFKKYPYKTDDALLTSTLVFLGTSVADTNSVGKNGIYIQPALGSLGAADFDKVRTLIAKGDTAAQLRMAEIKQRIGRRIDTVELQRRRLAFQQSVPAPRFVKVEVQGLRPDQNEYAQRFFRKEGSTYGLDALEEGYYRLASDDYFRNIYPRIRYDEALKGYVFSVDAQRNNNIATEIGLTLSTRPIESLYLGVEFRYLRQLLYSAAANVSVGRFYNGAQGTFRLNAPGRLPFYIAPLVTYNNWDYQQTSPLLGGNDALNTQVQQKDTKIGAQIGVSPRYRSRLVLDVGAFYNVDNYSNIVDQISPSAVLDRTSFKGGTVALRFARNSLNRKQYATAGRRAVLTVRAVTGTEVYDPGSTSLFRDLGERSQHHQWVQFRGAYERYLPLHKDKSAWGYFGELSISGQDEFFNYRSSLTMAPIFAPLPDSRTKFLDRYRSPSFAAVGLRYSQIVLGKIEWRSEVFAHVNFAELTDNKQMAERQSGVSRPYLTASTGFIVTTPVGPLALHALYYDSALPSSRFGLYAHLGYILFRSRSLE, from the coding sequence ATGTATAGAAAACTACTGTATTTACTACTGTTGCTGGGAATAGGGCCAACAGCTTTGGCCCAGCGTGTGGGGCTGGTGCTCAGCGGCGGCGGCGCCAAGGGCTTGGCGCACGTAGGGGTGCTCAAGCAATTGGAAGCCAACGGCATCCCGATTGATTATATCGTGGGCAATAGCATGGGGGCCGTGGTTGGTGCCATGTACGCGGCCGGCTATTCGCCCCGCGATATTGAGCAGATTGTGTTGTCGGACGAATTTCAGAACTGGGCTACGGGGAAAGTACTGCCCGACAAAACATTCAATTTTCTTACGGCCGAGCCTTCGCCTTCGTCGCTGCGGCTGGGGCTCTCGATTGATTCGACCTTCAAGGCCAATATCTCGCCCAATCTGGTCAACGACCTGAACCTCAATTTTGCGCTGGCGCGGCTGCTAGCCCCGGCCGGCGCCGCGGCTAAGTACAACTTCGACAACTTGTTTGTGCCGTATCGCTGCCTGGCCACCGAGGTATTTACGCGCCGGGAAGTGGTGCAGAAATCGGGGCTGCTTTCCGATGCCGTGCGCAACTCAATGGCGTATCCGCTAGCCTTCCGGCCTATTCGCAACCTCGACGGGCGCTACCTGTTCGACGGCGCGGTGCTCGACAATTTTCCGACCGACGTGATGCGGCAGGACTTTAAGCCCGACATTATCATTGGTGTAAACGTGGGCGACGTGGCCTTTAAGAAGTATCCGTACAAGACCGACGATGCGCTCCTCACGAGCACGCTCGTATTTCTGGGTACCAGCGTGGCCGATACCAACAGCGTGGGCAAAAACGGCATCTACATTCAGCCTGCGCTAGGCAGCCTGGGCGCGGCCGATTTTGATAAAGTGCGCACGCTCATTGCCAAGGGCGATACGGCGGCCCAGCTGAGGATGGCCGAAATAAAGCAGCGCATCGGCCGGCGCATCGATACCGTAGAGTTGCAGCGCCGCCGGCTAGCCTTCCAGCAGAGCGTGCCCGCGCCGCGCTTTGTGAAAGTGGAAGTGCAGGGCCTACGCCCCGACCAGAACGAATATGCCCAGCGCTTTTTTCGCAAAGAAGGCTCTACCTACGGCCTCGATGCGCTGGAGGAGGGGTACTACCGCCTGGCCTCGGACGATTATTTTCGCAATATCTACCCCCGCATTCGCTACGATGAGGCCCTGAAAGGCTACGTATTTAGCGTAGATGCGCAGCGCAACAATAACATTGCCACCGAGATAGGCCTGACGCTCAGCACGCGGCCCATTGAGAGCCTGTATCTGGGCGTCGAGTTTCGCTACCTGCGGCAACTGCTCTACTCGGCGGCGGCCAACGTGAGCGTGGGCCGCTTTTACAACGGGGCGCAGGGCACGTTTCGACTCAACGCCCCCGGTCGGCTGCCGTTCTACATCGCGCCCCTGGTAACGTATAATAACTGGGATTATCAGCAAACGAGCCCGCTGCTGGGCGGCAACGATGCCCTCAATACGCAGGTGCAGCAAAAGGACACCAAAATCGGGGCGCAGATTGGCGTGTCGCCCCGCTACCGCTCGCGCCTGGTGCTCGACGTTGGCGCGTTTTACAACGTAGATAACTACTCCAACATCGTGGACCAGATTTCGCCTTCGGCCGTGCTCGACCGCACCTCATTTAAGGGCGGCACGGTGGCCCTGCGCTTCGCGCGCAACTCGCTCAACCGCAAGCAGTACGCCACCGCGGGGCGACGGGCCGTGCTTACCGTGCGAGCCGTGACCGGCACCGAGGTATACGACCCCGGCTCAACGTCATTGTTCCGCGACCTGGGCGAGCGCTCGCAACACCACCAGTGGGTGCAGTTTCGGGGTGCCTACGAGCGGTACCTGCCTTTACACAAGGATAAATCGGCCTGGGGCTACTTCGGGGAGCTGAGTATCAGCGGCCAAGACGAATTCTTTAACTACCGCTCGTCGCTGACTATGGCACCCATTTTCGCCCCGCTGCCCGATTCGCGCACCAAGTTTCTGGACCGCTACCGCTCGCCCAGCTTCGCGGCGGTGGGGCTACGCTACTCGCAGATAGTGCTGGGCAAGATAGAGTGGCGCTCAGAGGTATTTGCGCACGTCAATTTTGCCGAGCTAACCGATAATAAACAGATGGCCGAGCGGCAGTCGGGCGTAAGCCGGCCCTACCTGACGGCCTCCACGGGTTTCATCGTTACCACGCCAGTGGGGCCGCTAGCCCTGCACGCGCTTTATTATGACTCGGCCCTCCCCAGCAGTCGCTTTGGTTTGTATGCCCACCTGGGCTATATCCTGTTCAGAAGTCGTTCGCTGGAGTAA
- a CDS encoding glycoside hydrolase family 43 protein — MNAPQPAQLPPTGIYQNPVLDTDFPDPSVLLAPDGYYYAYATQTRYQGQVINFQVARSLNLVDWEHLGEALPHKPGWAATSQRFWAPDVSRHPDGHYLLYYSAQPNDPLAGLCLGVAVAQQPAGPFVDSGQPLLAGGVGFENIDPMRFVEPVTGRQLLFWGSGFGPLRVRPLAPDGLSFAPGSQETVVIRPRLASDYASYGYLIEGSWVHYRAGWYYLFYSGDNCCGPDARYAVLVARARTATGPYETLAAATGTAGTILSENQRWQAPGHNCLVTDVAGQDWMLYHAIDRQQPTFDAINDEQGYSRRVLLLDKVQYDEAGWPHIGTPSTAPQPAPQIAPVS; from the coding sequence ATGAACGCCCCACAGCCCGCGCAATTGCCGCCTACTGGTATTTACCAAAATCCCGTACTGGACACGGACTTTCCGGACCCCAGCGTATTGCTGGCGCCCGATGGCTATTACTACGCCTACGCTACCCAAACCCGGTACCAAGGGCAGGTTATCAATTTTCAGGTTGCCCGCTCGCTGAATCTGGTTGACTGGGAGCACCTGGGCGAGGCGCTGCCCCACAAGCCCGGCTGGGCCGCCACGAGCCAGCGCTTCTGGGCGCCCGATGTGAGCCGCCATCCCGATGGCCACTACCTGTTGTATTATTCGGCGCAGCCCAATGACCCCCTGGCGGGGCTGTGCCTGGGCGTGGCCGTGGCGCAGCAGCCGGCCGGCCCGTTTGTAGATAGTGGGCAGCCGCTGCTGGCGGGTGGGGTGGGCTTTGAAAATATCGACCCGATGCGCTTTGTGGAGCCTGTCACGGGCCGGCAGCTATTGTTTTGGGGCTCGGGCTTTGGGCCGTTGCGGGTGCGGCCACTGGCTCCTGATGGACTCAGCTTCGCGCCGGGCAGCCAGGAAACAGTGGTAATCAGGCCGCGCCTGGCTAGCGACTATGCCTCGTATGGCTACCTCATTGAGGGGAGTTGGGTACACTACCGCGCCGGTTGGTACTATCTGTTTTATTCGGGCGACAATTGCTGCGGCCCCGATGCGCGCTATGCCGTGCTGGTGGCCCGCGCCCGCACCGCCACCGGCCCCTATGAAACGCTAGCTGCCGCTACGGGCACGGCCGGCACCATTCTCAGCGAAAACCAGCGCTGGCAGGCGCCGGGCCATAACTGCCTGGTAACCGACGTGGCGGGGCAGGACTGGATGCTGTACCACGCCATTGACCGCCAGCAGCCTACCTTCGATGCCATCAATGACGAGCAGGGCTACTCGCGCCGAGTGCTGCTGCTTGATAAAGTTCAGTACGACGAGGCGGGCTGGCCGCACATCGGCACGCCTTCCACCGCACCGCAACCGGCGCCCCAGATTGCGCCCGTTAGCTAG
- a CDS encoding VTT domain-containing protein codes for MLIAAAFIGDNVNYAIGDYLGPRVFREDFRFLKRKYLEQTQEYYAKHGGKTIIMARFVPIVRTFAPFVAGVGTMTYRHFASFSIVGAVLWVVSLSLLGYLLGSNEWVKAHYNLVIYGIVLVSIVPPLVQFLKGKLQGDPA; via the coding sequence ATGCTGATAGCGGCAGCATTTATCGGCGACAATGTCAACTACGCAATCGGCGATTACCTGGGTCCCCGGGTTTTCCGGGAAGATTTTCGCTTTCTGAAGCGCAAGTATCTGGAGCAAACCCAGGAGTACTACGCCAAGCACGGTGGAAAAACCATTATCATGGCGCGCTTCGTGCCGATTGTACGCACGTTTGCGCCGTTTGTGGCCGGGGTGGGCACCATGACGTATCGCCACTTTGCCTCGTTCAGCATCGTGGGCGCGGTGCTGTGGGTAGTTTCGCTTTCGCTGCTAGGCTACCTGCTAGGCTCCAACGAATGGGTTAAAGCACACTATAACTTAGTTATTTACGGTATTGTGCTGGTTTCGATTGTGCCGCCTCTCGTGCAGTTTCTGAAAGGTAAGCTACAGGGAGACCCAGCCTAG
- a CDS encoding outer membrane beta-barrel protein — protein MNPSTPPKGSLEELFRHHLLESEAAAVRPRPQVWEQVDNSLLLAQNEKYRRRLLAYRWAMAASLLLASLAGGGWWRSQHNAALAPSLAQATTQPSRPNQLTGPITPFSTATPTAIDQTATLTAAAASASSSTSSIGIAALASGQLPRPAARYATQTAGQLYGQVPGRRRPASVRMPAGTAGQPAGQVAGTLSAAAGTLVARAGLATATLSNAAQTADQLTVAQVAAPVEGASQEFASAPATTTAEASLAARWASLAAPTAVALPAHLSEVAVAPGPPLELARRWQYGLTYAASAYQPNIDWTKSATAYNTALGFNSASLTRSAAAEYRDNLRPGLGQRLSLWATRRLGNGRWSLRTGLEIAQNTATSASSVAFVGEQVADVSYTQAGLAYAPSNTVRRLQRTSYRYRSVSVPAELRYSNSLKTGFSFYGRVGAFVSALLNVHSEVEGSPEAARTYTMQSASTPYRPFSGGLRGAAGIQYRPAGHQWSLNFGPVTELGILSLNTDPSQNFWGQQRPYSFGLEAGMELGRGFKLQ, from the coding sequence ATGAATCCTTCCACCCCGCCTAAGGGAAGTCTCGAAGAGCTGTTTCGCCACCACTTGCTGGAGAGCGAAGCGGCGGCCGTGCGCCCGCGCCCGCAAGTGTGGGAGCAGGTCGATAACAGCCTGCTGCTAGCTCAAAACGAAAAATATCGCCGCCGCCTGCTAGCCTACCGGTGGGCTATGGCGGCTAGCCTGCTGCTGGCTTCGCTGGCGGGCGGCGGCTGGTGGCGCAGCCAGCACAACGCGGCCCTTGCACCCTCGCTGGCGCAGGCCACTACGCAGCCAAGCCGCCCAAATCAGCTGACCGGACCCATTACTCCATTTTCTACCGCTACTCCTACTGCTATCGACCAAACTGCTACTCTTACGGCTGCGGCCGCTTCTGCTTCTTCCAGCACGTCTTCTATTGGTATTGCGGCGCTAGCCAGCGGCCAATTACCTCGACCAGCGGCTAGGTATGCAACTCAGACGGCCGGCCAGCTTTATGGTCAGGTGCCTGGCCGGCGTCGGCCAGCCTCCGTTCGCATGCCAGCAGGTACTGCCGGCCAGCCAGCAGGGCAGGTAGCTGGCACCCTGTCGGCGGCTGCCGGCACGCTCGTTGCCAGGGCTGGGCTTGCGACAGCTACACTTTCCAACGCTGCCCAAACCGCTGACCAACTGACCGTAGCGCAAGTTGCTGCACCGGTCGAGGGTGCGAGCCAAGAATTTGCGTCAGCCCCCGCTACCACGACCGCCGAAGCTAGCCTGGCTGCTCGCTGGGCTAGCTTAGCGGCGCCCACGGCCGTTGCGCTACCCGCCCATCTGTCGGAAGTGGCAGTGGCTCCTGGCCCCCCACTAGAGCTAGCTCGCCGCTGGCAATACGGGCTTACGTATGCAGCCAGCGCCTACCAGCCTAACATCGACTGGACCAAGTCCGCTACCGCTTACAATACCGCGCTAGGCTTTAACTCGGCTAGCCTGACCCGCTCGGCGGCCGCCGAGTACCGCGACAATCTGCGGCCGGGCCTGGGCCAGCGCCTGAGTTTGTGGGCTACCCGCCGCCTGGGCAACGGCCGCTGGAGCCTGCGCACGGGCCTGGAAATAGCTCAAAACACGGCGACCTCGGCCAGCTCGGTGGCTTTTGTAGGCGAGCAGGTGGCCGATGTAAGCTATACCCAGGCTGGCCTGGCTTATGCACCCAGCAATACCGTCCGCCGCTTGCAGCGCACCTCTTACCGCTACCGCTCGGTGAGTGTGCCCGCCGAACTGCGCTACTCTAACTCACTCAAAACCGGTTTCTCTTTTTATGGCCGGGTGGGAGCATTTGTATCGGCGCTGCTCAATGTGCATAGCGAGGTCGAAGGCAGCCCCGAAGCCGCCCGCACCTACACCATGCAATCGGCCAGTACGCCCTACCGGCCTTTCTCGGGTGGACTGCGGGGCGCCGCCGGCATACAGTACCGGCCGGCCGGCCACCAGTGGTCGCTCAATTTTGGCCCAGTGACCGAGCTAGGCATCCTAAGTTTGAATACTGACCCTAGCCAGAATTTCTGGGGGCAGCAGCGGCCTTATAGCTTTGGGCTGGAAGCTGGTATGGAGCTTGGGCGCGGATTCAAGCTGCAATAA
- the uvrB gene encoding excinuclease ABC subunit UvrB, whose amino-acid sequence MSTYQLTSEFKPTGDQPTAIAQLVQGVNSGEPAQVLLGATGTGKTFTMANVIAETGKPALVLCHNKTLAAQLYGEFKAFFPQNAVEYYISYYDYYQPEAYIASSDVFIEKDLAINEEIEKLRLHCTSTLLSGRRDVVVVASVSCIYGIGNPEEFGKNVIYLAPGLRYSRNNLLYQFVQILYSRTEVEFTRGSFRVKGDTVDVFPAYADFAYRIYFFGDEIEAIQKIDPASGKKLSDEKNMTLYPANLFVTGKETLNTAIHEIQDDMVQQHKYFEKEGRDVEARRIQERTEFDLEMIRELGYCSGIENYSRYFDRREPGSRPFCLLDYFPDDYLLVVDESHATIPQIRAMWGGDRSRKTALIEYGFRLPSAFDNRPLTFNEFESMYRQAVYVSATPADYELTQANGVVVEQIIRPTGLLDPEIDLRPSINQIDDLLDEVDERVKAGDRVLVTTLTKRMAEELSKYMERLGIKVEYIHSDVKTLDRVEILRRLRLGEVDVLIGVNLLREGLDLPEVSLVAILDADKEGFLRDQRSLIQTMGRAARNERGKVILYADRMTGSMQRAIDETNRRRATQMAYNEEHGITPKTVRKSHAQIMGQTDLADYRVVETQAPATAYADGGAALALAAEPVVAMMNRAELEKLIKITEKQMEAAAKELDFLQAAKLRDELGALKQMLKSKRD is encoded by the coding sequence ATGTCGACCTACCAGCTTACTTCTGAATTTAAACCCACCGGCGACCAGCCAACGGCCATTGCCCAGCTTGTGCAGGGTGTAAACAGCGGCGAGCCGGCCCAGGTACTGCTGGGGGCCACCGGCACGGGCAAAACCTTCACGATGGCCAACGTGATTGCCGAAACCGGTAAGCCGGCCCTCGTGCTGTGCCACAACAAGACCCTGGCCGCCCAGCTCTACGGCGAGTTCAAGGCGTTTTTCCCGCAGAATGCCGTCGAGTACTACATCAGCTACTACGACTACTATCAGCCCGAGGCCTACATCGCCAGCTCCGACGTATTCATTGAGAAGGACTTAGCCATCAACGAGGAGATTGAGAAGCTGCGGCTGCACTGCACCAGCACGCTGCTGAGCGGGCGGCGCGACGTGGTGGTGGTAGCCTCGGTGTCGTGCATCTACGGTATTGGCAACCCCGAAGAATTTGGCAAAAATGTCATTTATCTGGCGCCGGGTCTGCGCTACTCGCGCAATAATCTGCTCTACCAGTTCGTGCAGATTTTGTACTCGCGCACCGAGGTCGAGTTCACGCGCGGCTCGTTTCGGGTGAAAGGCGACACGGTAGACGTGTTTCCGGCCTACGCCGACTTTGCCTACCGCATCTACTTCTTTGGCGACGAGATTGAGGCGATTCAGAAAATAGACCCGGCGAGCGGCAAAAAGCTGAGCGACGAGAAGAACATGACGCTCTACCCGGCCAACCTCTTCGTGACCGGCAAAGAAACGCTGAACACCGCCATTCACGAAATCCAGGATGATATGGTGCAGCAACACAAGTACTTTGAGAAGGAGGGCCGCGATGTGGAAGCGCGCCGCATCCAGGAGCGCACCGAGTTTGACCTGGAAATGATACGTGAGCTGGGCTATTGCTCGGGTATCGAAAACTACTCGCGCTACTTTGACCGGCGCGAGCCGGGCTCGCGGCCGTTTTGCTTGCTCGATTATTTTCCGGATGACTACCTGCTGGTGGTGGACGAAAGCCACGCCACGATTCCGCAAATCCGGGCCATGTGGGGCGGCGACCGCTCGCGCAAAACTGCCCTCATCGAGTATGGCTTCCGCCTGCCGTCGGCCTTTGACAACCGGCCTTTGACGTTCAACGAGTTCGAGAGTATGTATCGGCAGGCGGTGTACGTGAGCGCCACGCCGGCCGACTACGAGCTGACCCAGGCCAACGGTGTGGTGGTGGAGCAGATTATCCGACCCACCGGCTTGCTTGACCCCGAAATCGACTTGCGACCCAGCATCAATCAGATTGACGACCTGCTCGACGAGGTAGATGAGCGCGTAAAAGCCGGCGACCGCGTGCTCGTGACCACGCTTACCAAGCGCATGGCCGAAGAGCTAAGCAAATACATGGAGCGGCTCGGCATCAAGGTCGAATACATTCACTCGGATGTGAAGACGCTGGACCGGGTAGAGATTCTGCGCCGCTTGCGGCTCGGGGAAGTAGATGTGCTTATTGGGGTGAATCTGTTGCGCGAGGGCCTTGACCTGCCGGAAGTTAGCCTGGTGGCCATTCTGGATGCCGATAAGGAGGGATTCCTGCGCGACCAGCGCTCGCTGATTCAGACAATGGGCCGGGCGGCGCGTAACGAGCGCGGCAAGGTTATCCTCTACGCCGACCGCATGACGGGCTCGATGCAACGCGCCATCGACGAAACCAACCGCCGCCGCGCCACCCAGATGGCATATAACGAAGAGCACGGCATCACGCCCAAAACGGTGCGCAAGAGCCACGCCCAGATTATGGGCCAAACCGACCTGGCCGACTACCGCGTGGTGGAAACGCAGGCGCCCGCCACGGCCTATGCCGACGGTGGTGCCGCGCTAGCCCTGGCCGCCGAGCCGGTAGTGGCCATGATGAACCGCGCTGAGCTGGAAAAGCTCATCAAAATCACTGAAAAACAAATGGAAGCCGCCGCCAAAGAGCTGGACTTCTTGCAGGCCGCCAAGCTGCGCGACGAGTTGGGGGCGCTCAAGCAAATGCTGAAAAGCAAGCGTGATTAA
- a CDS encoding DUF421 domain-containing protein — translation MKDFLVDLLGLAAKADTITTSQICWRTLVVFIIALVLLRVSGRRTFASNSGQETVVKFMLGAILSRAIAGDSPFGVIIAAAVALVLLHRLLAYATYFSPAFGRLVKGESSVLAEGATVNHHELRRASFSEEALHAAVRGAANLGDLAQTETVRLEHDGTVSVVKKA, via the coding sequence ATGAAAGATTTTCTGGTTGACTTATTGGGGCTCGCTGCCAAGGCTGATACCATCACCACTAGTCAGATATGCTGGCGCACGCTGGTTGTTTTTATCATTGCGCTGGTGTTGCTGCGGGTGTCGGGGCGGCGCACCTTTGCCAGCAACAGCGGCCAGGAAACGGTGGTCAAATTTATGCTGGGCGCCATTCTGAGCCGAGCCATCGCGGGTGATTCACCATTTGGCGTCATCATCGCGGCGGCGGTTGCGCTGGTGCTGCTGCACCGGCTGCTAGCCTATGCCACGTACTTTTCCCCCGCATTTGGCCGGCTGGTAAAAGGAGAATCTTCCGTACTAGCCGAAGGCGCTACCGTCAATCACCACGAACTACGCCGGGCTAGCTTCTCGGAGGAGGCGCTGCACGCCGCCGTGCGCGGCGCGGCTAACCTCGGCGACCTCGCCCAAACCGAAACCGTGCGCCTGGAACACGATGGCACCGTGAGCGTGGTGAAAAAAGCTTAG
- a CDS encoding RNA polymerase sigma factor, translating into MSAAAWPALAIGLAKPAANQLTVSRSTPSAALSEEALIDGCLRGSQAAQKQLYERYSARMMAVCLRYAQTTFEAEDVLQEGFVTVFRTLAGFRRECPLEFWIRRIMVNAALRQHRRNAPLVAVSDGDYPETLASEEFTFSNYAYGELLAVVQELAPRYRLVFNLYAIEGYTHKEIGELLEISEGTSKSQYSRARVVLQTKLARLQPPTK; encoded by the coding sequence ATGAGTGCTGCTGCTTGGCCCGCGCTGGCCATTGGCCTGGCAAAGCCGGCCGCTAACCAACTCACGGTGAGCCGCTCGACCCCTAGCGCTGCCCTTAGCGAAGAGGCGCTAATCGACGGCTGCCTGCGTGGCAGCCAGGCGGCGCAGAAACAATTGTATGAGCGCTACTCGGCGCGCATGATGGCCGTGTGCCTGCGCTATGCCCAGACTACTTTCGAGGCCGAAGACGTGTTGCAGGAAGGCTTCGTGACGGTGTTTCGGACGCTGGCAGGCTTTCGGCGCGAGTGCCCGCTCGAATTCTGGATTCGGCGCATTATGGTGAATGCGGCCCTGCGCCAGCACCGGCGCAATGCCCCGCTGGTAGCAGTGAGCGACGGTGACTACCCCGAAACGCTGGCCAGCGAAGAATTTACGTTCAGCAACTATGCCTACGGTGAGCTGCTGGCCGTGGTGCAGGAGCTTGCCCCGCGCTACCGGCTGGTATTCAACCTTTATGCTATTGAGGGCTACACGCACAAAGAAATCGGCGAGCTGCTGGAGATTTCGGAAGGCACCAGCAAATCGCAGTACTCGCGCGCCAGGGTAGTGCTACAAACCAAGCTAGCCCGCCTGCAACCGCCTACTAAATAA
- a CDS encoding bestrophin family protein: MIVYKGGDWWQALRHFHTSIVIRQLLVRVSLVGIYGAAIAVWGLEYHHHMLNISREYFSFLGILLSLLLVFRTNTAYDRYYEGRRVWGELVSQCRGLAIEFNAVLPRDAVASRRYFAALISNFPFALKGSLRGEMKFEQMESTPDIMERLRTAENVATTLIAVLQESVEQLRQVEIIRDTHLLTFKPHFLNMMSVSGTCERIKATPIPFSYTFFIKAYILTFIGVMPFVLLSTSGYFMIPITMFGAYALLGLEMIGEEIENPFGLDSNDLPITQLSNRIRVSVHDVLRVELSDKKKALATPPYSVVH; encoded by the coding sequence ATGATTGTGTACAAAGGAGGTGACTGGTGGCAGGCGCTCCGGCACTTTCACACGTCCATCGTTATTCGCCAGCTTCTGGTGCGGGTCAGTCTGGTCGGTATTTATGGCGCGGCTATTGCAGTTTGGGGGCTCGAATACCACCATCATATGCTGAATATCAGCCGCGAATACTTTTCCTTTCTCGGTATTCTACTTAGCCTGCTGTTGGTGTTTCGTACCAATACCGCATACGACCGCTACTACGAAGGCCGGCGGGTGTGGGGCGAATTAGTATCGCAGTGCCGGGGCTTGGCTATCGAGTTCAATGCGGTGTTGCCCCGCGATGCGGTGGCTAGCCGCCGCTACTTCGCGGCACTCATCTCCAATTTCCCTTTTGCGCTCAAAGGCTCATTGCGCGGCGAGATGAAGTTCGAGCAAATGGAATCAACGCCTGACATCATGGAGCGCCTGCGCACGGCCGAAAACGTGGCTACCACGCTCATTGCGGTGCTGCAGGAAAGCGTGGAGCAATTGCGGCAGGTAGAGATAATCCGCGATACGCACCTACTCACCTTTAAGCCGCATTTTCTGAATATGATGTCGGTGAGTGGTACGTGCGAGCGCATCAAAGCTACACCAATCCCGTTTTCTTACACTTTTTTCATAAAAGCCTACATTTTGACTTTCATCGGGGTCATGCCCTTCGTACTTTTGTCTACCTCTGGATACTTTATGATTCCCATTACTATGTTTGGTGCCTATGCCCTGCTAGGATTGGAAATGATAGGGGAGGAGATAGAAAACCCTTTTGGTCTGGATTCCAATGACTTACCTATTACGCAGCTTTCTAATCGAATACGTGTAAGCGTGCACGACGTATTACGAGTTGAATTATCTGATAAAAAGAAGGCGCTGGCTACCCCACCCTATAGTGTGGTACATTAA